From Enterococcus wangshanyuanii, the proteins below share one genomic window:
- a CDS encoding toxin-antitoxin system YwqK family antitoxin: MEDEQINKILSKEYLLEHGTDFEYLADGGKYGLEIVEFDKNNNEIVFTGLAYALFDNGNVEMYMFVKDGIKQGTIVRFYPNGNVESVSNMVDNVPEGKRIEYYESGAIKTIEERIGGFLMTFVTYDENGNIIEEKKEPTDFDKMMAKKFG, from the coding sequence TTGGAAGATGAACAAATAAATAAAATTTTATCAAAAGAGTACCTCTTAGAACACGGAACTGATTTTGAGTACTTAGCTGATGGTGGAAAATACGGTTTGGAGATTGTTGAATTTGATAAAAATAACAATGAAATAGTTTTTACTGGATTAGCTTATGCATTGTTTGATAACGGTAATGTCGAAATGTATATGTTTGTTAAAGATGGAATTAAGCAAGGAACAATAGTCAGATTTTATCCTAATGGAAATGTTGAATCTGTTAGCAATATGGTCGACAATGTTCCTGAAGGAAAAAGAATTGAATATTACGAGAGTGGTGCAATTAAAACAATTGAAGAGAGAATAGGCGGTTTTCTTATGACTTTTGTCACATATGACGAGAATGGAAATATTATAGAAGAAAAGAAAGAACCTACTGACTTTGATAAAATGATGGCTAAAAAATTTGGTTAG
- a CDS encoding endonuclease V translates to MQKQFKKEQEKWLSQIDLNNHFQPNDLKLVAGVDLAYWSKDGKEYGVCCIVIIDYITHAIVEKVNYYGEITVPYISGFLAFRELPLILKAAEKLSIEPDLYMFDGNGYLHARHMGIATHASFYLDKPTIGVAKSYLKIDNVELKEPKNEFGAFEFIQTEDEIYGLVLRTRKDVKPIFVSCGNWIDLETAKDITLHFVNKNSRLPITTRFADLETHAIREKLTSNQ, encoded by the coding sequence ATGCAAAAACAATTTAAAAAAGAGCAAGAAAAATGGCTATCGCAAATTGATTTAAATAATCATTTTCAGCCTAATGACCTTAAGCTTGTGGCTGGTGTAGATTTAGCTTACTGGAGTAAAGATGGAAAAGAATACGGTGTGTGCTGCATTGTGATCATTGATTATATCACTCATGCCATAGTTGAGAAAGTAAACTATTATGGAGAAATTACAGTTCCTTACATTTCTGGTTTTTTAGCTTTTCGTGAACTACCACTAATCCTAAAAGCAGCAGAAAAATTATCAATTGAACCAGATTTGTACATGTTTGATGGAAACGGCTATTTACATGCTAGACATATGGGAATTGCCACTCATGCATCATTTTATTTGGATAAACCAACAATTGGTGTTGCAAAATCATATTTAAAAATTGATAATGTTGAATTAAAAGAACCCAAAAATGAATTTGGAGCCTTTGAATTTATACAGACTGAAGATGAGATATACGGCCTTGTTCTTAGAACAAGAAAAGATGTAAAACCTATCTTTGTTTCTTGTGGTAATTGGATTGATTTAGAAACAGCTAAGGATATTACACTTCATTTCGTGAATAAAAACAGTCGGCTACCCATAACAACTAGATTTGCAGATTTAGAAACCCATGCAATAAGAGAAAAGCTGACTAGCAATCAATAA
- a CDS encoding ankyrin repeat domain-containing protein, producing MTYYEDKSYYSEQHFENAQNIGWLDSKFEIEKKEYNDQLINNLLEYVKYPFNMIRSNMIVDLAIKNTSYKLGFSEIRVLGDDGKKYAAPDLIIHYIKENGYQPPLDFVEAVLNGPKPTTEIYQDYLKRYNESNLWGQDDEYIENSKYIKEKIYGNSRDTVSILEKKQRLKGIITADGSLLNTSIKAKNVEVINYLLESSTKYLDKFSGAELITAINYRQIDTVKKLLDKGIYINYRELKKNPLIKAMDTKDVELVKLLLNSDIQKDVIYNNEFVSNFTIYDYAKEYPPELLALL from the coding sequence TTGACTTATTATGAAGATAAATCGTACTACTCTGAACAGCATTTTGAAAATGCTCAAAATATAGGCTGGTTAGATAGTAAATTTGAAATAGAAAAAAAAGAATATAATGATCAACTCATCAACAATTTATTAGAATATGTAAAGTACCCTTTTAATATGATAAGATCAAATATGATTGTTGATTTAGCAATTAAAAATACTTCTTATAAATTAGGTTTCTCTGAAATCAGAGTCCTAGGTGACGATGGGAAAAAGTATGCTGCACCAGACCTAATAATTCACTATATTAAGGAGAATGGTTATCAACCTCCTTTAGATTTCGTAGAAGCAGTTTTAAATGGTCCTAAGCCAACTACAGAGATATATCAAGACTATTTAAAAAGATACAATGAATCAAACCTTTGGGGACAAGATGATGAATATATTGAAAACTCCAAGTATATTAAAGAAAAAATTTATGGAAACAGCAGGGATACCGTCAGTATTTTAGAAAAGAAACAACGACTAAAAGGAATAATAACGGCTGATGGATCTCTATTAAATACCTCTATTAAGGCAAAAAATGTTGAAGTTATCAATTACTTATTGGAGTCATCAACTAAATATTTAGACAAATTTAGTGGTGCAGAATTAATTACGGCCATTAATTATAGACAAATTGATACTGTTAAAAAATTATTAGATAAAGGGATATACATCAACTATAGAGAACTCAAGAAAAACCCTCTTATAAAGGCCATGGATACCAAAGATGTCGAACTTGTCAAATTATTACTTAACTCTGATATTCAAAAAGATGTAATCTATAACAATGAATTTGTATCAAATTTTACAATTTATGATTATGCAAAAGAATACCCTCCAGAGCTATTAGCATTACTGTAG
- a CDS encoding SUKH-3 domain-containing protein: protein METYSRKRITELITQGKKVINTSDVENVLSILSEKGYDYNLEQKNFLNKYLGFTITFDSPRAKGYTETFTVDPVQTAINIDKDMVDEYENYTNSKFLTLGEIPEEEMVVFLNDHDVIYGCNEEYLINFGNSLEEFLFNVMNGIQMTLEKMK from the coding sequence ATGGAAACTTACAGTAGGAAAAGAATTACAGAACTAATTACACAAGGAAAAAAGGTTATCAATACTTCCGACGTTGAAAATGTACTTAGTATATTATCAGAAAAAGGATATGATTATAACCTTGAACAAAAAAATTTTCTGAATAAATATTTAGGATTCACCATCACTTTTGATTCGCCAAGAGCAAAAGGATATACCGAAACTTTTACTGTTGATCCAGTACAAACAGCAATAAACATAGATAAAGATATGGTAGACGAATATGAAAACTATACCAACAGTAAATTTTTAACTCTTGGGGAAATTCCTGAAGAAGAAATGGTTGTATTTCTTAATGATCATGATGTAATTTATGGATGTAATGAGGAATACTTGATCAACTTTGGAAATTCATTGGAAGAATTTCTATTTAATGTAATGAACGGGATTCAAATGACGTTAGAAAAAATGAAATAG
- the hcp gene encoding hydroxylamine reductase — protein sequence MENMFCFQCQETFNNTGCIKQGVCGKSPEVSNLQDGLVRASQYASDDPTHAMQIQVTENLFMTITNANFSKQDIEKAISKTYTGKPVATLVQEGSFQYSENEDLRSLRALVLFGLKGMSAYLHHAYVLGFEDQAIFDFLTNTLYEILEQKTMEEYLALIDQVGEFGVKAMALLDHANTKTYGHPHVTEVELGVGDRPGILVSGHDLHDLEELLDQSEGKGIDIYTHSEMLPAHYYPKFQAYEHFKGNYGGAWWKQREEFDSFNGPILMTTNCIVPVKAAYKNRIYTTGVVGYDGVQHIDSVEGKKDFSAMIDQALTCAKPVEIETGSIIGGFAHNQVFALKDQIVAAVRAGKIKKFVVMAGCDGRQKTRSYYTEFAEELPKDTVILTAGCAKYRYIKLGLGDIDGIPRVLDAGQCNDAYSLALIALKLQEVFELANINDLPIVYNIAWYEQKAVIVLLALLHLGIKNIHLGPTLPGYMTETVIDYLVETFDLAPMTNVSDDLEIFGLEA from the coding sequence ATGGAGAACATGTTCTGTTTTCAATGTCAGGAAACGTTCAATAACACAGGATGCATCAAACAAGGAGTATGTGGAAAGAGCCCAGAAGTGTCCAATTTACAAGACGGGCTGGTAAGAGCAAGCCAATACGCATCTGACGACCCAACGCATGCAATGCAAATACAAGTGACGGAAAATTTATTTATGACCATCACGAATGCTAACTTTTCAAAACAAGATATCGAAAAAGCTATTTCAAAAACCTATACTGGAAAACCAGTCGCTACCTTAGTGCAAGAAGGAAGTTTTCAATATTCAGAAAATGAAGATCTACGTTCGTTAAGAGCTCTTGTCCTATTTGGACTGAAGGGAATGAGTGCTTACTTGCATCATGCATACGTATTAGGCTTTGAAGATCAGGCGATTTTTGATTTTCTAACGAATACGTTATATGAAATACTAGAACAAAAAACGATGGAAGAATATTTAGCACTCATCGATCAAGTAGGCGAATTTGGTGTCAAAGCGATGGCGCTATTAGATCATGCTAATACAAAAACATATGGTCACCCTCACGTAACAGAAGTAGAGCTGGGCGTAGGCGATCGTCCTGGTATTTTAGTCTCTGGTCATGATCTACATGATTTAGAAGAACTGCTGGATCAAAGTGAAGGGAAAGGCATCGATATCTATACACATAGTGAGATGCTGCCTGCTCATTATTACCCTAAATTTCAAGCATACGAGCATTTTAAAGGAAACTATGGAGGTGCTTGGTGGAAGCAAAGAGAAGAATTTGACAGCTTCAATGGTCCGATTTTAATGACGACAAATTGCATTGTACCTGTTAAAGCTGCGTATAAAAATCGTATTTATACAACCGGAGTCGTTGGCTATGATGGTGTACAGCACATTGATTCTGTAGAAGGAAAAAAGGATTTTTCGGCTATGATCGACCAAGCATTGACCTGTGCAAAGCCTGTTGAAATTGAAACAGGAAGTATTATAGGCGGCTTTGCCCATAACCAAGTATTTGCGTTGAAAGATCAAATTGTTGCTGCTGTAAGAGCAGGTAAAATTAAAAAATTTGTTGTCATGGCAGGGTGTGATGGCCGTCAAAAGACGCGTTCATACTACACAGAATTTGCAGAAGAGTTACCAAAAGATACGGTCATTTTGACAGCTGGTTGTGCAAAATATCGCTACATCAAATTAGGATTAGGAGATATCGATGGTATCCCTAGGGTATTAGATGCAGGACAATGTAATGATGCCTATTCTTTAGCACTGATTGCATTAAAATTACAGGAAGTGTTTGAATTAGCAAATATCAACGATTTGCCTATTGTATATAATATTGCTTGGTATGAACAAAAAGCGGTGATTGTTCTGCTAGCTCTTCTACATCTGGGGATTAAAAATATCCACTTAGGTCCTACCTTGCCAGGATATATGACAGAAACAGTTATTGATTACTTAGTGGAGACTTTTGATCTGGCGCCTATGACGAATGTGAGTGATGATTTAGAAATATTTGGTTTAGAAGCTTGA
- a CDS encoding Crp/Fnr family transcriptional regulator, whose amino-acid sequence MICALDNLSPKELKLIKEHAVERIFSENETIFDIGDKPECLYLLLKGEVYICDTSVEGHRTIVTIISEINDCFGEVYLYNEMPYTYYAVAAKEAKIMCISKQYLIQFPQFSYNMNKILASKAFKLSQKLQLLLKDNLQDKILEYLEKHQSVELKRYELADYLGVSRPALSKAIYQMVDKELIEIGEHGKLILKR is encoded by the coding sequence TTGATCTGTGCATTAGATAATTTAAGCCCAAAAGAATTAAAACTGATAAAAGAGCATGCAGTAGAACGTATTTTTAGTGAAAATGAAACAATTTTTGACATTGGTGACAAACCAGAATGTTTGTATCTTTTATTAAAAGGGGAGGTGTATATCTGCGATACTTCGGTAGAAGGCCACCGTACAATTGTCACGATCATTTCAGAAATCAATGATTGTTTTGGAGAAGTCTATTTATATAATGAGATGCCATATACATATTACGCAGTCGCTGCGAAAGAAGCAAAAATCATGTGTATCTCCAAACAATATCTGATACAGTTTCCACAATTTTCATATAACATGAATAAAATATTAGCGAGCAAAGCATTTAAACTTTCACAAAAGCTACAACTATTGTTGAAAGATAACTTACAGGATAAAATTTTAGAATATCTGGAGAAGCATCAAAGTGTCGAATTAAAACGTTATGAGTTAGCTGACTATTTAGGTGTCAGTCGACCTGCATTGTCAAAGGCAATCTATCAAATGGTAGACAAAGAGCTGATTGAAATTGGGGAACACGGAAAATTAATCTTAAAACGGTAA
- a CDS encoding TPM domain-containing protein, giving the protein MNNTHIIRSNVALKRLLIFTGLALFFFWQPAVSSAESFFVDDQANLLSQQTKEQIIRANEETFKQLPGSPQFVLQTIQKLPRNETIESYANKTFQKLGIGDKELDNGFLFVIAVQDRKYRLEVGYGVEDVITDSMKRAIVPASVEQLFREEDYNQGLSVISTNIIGTINSRYGNYDASKKEVAELGQTENDDSYTYQATAPKKNFVYYFEIVLGFIMDHFVFLVVLAIGSIIGFAFLRSALYTRLIKKRLFDPIRHTKVHHIGKASLLEKSVLALMKDEASFNALLFAYFGKYKPLLRYLARIYFKSTVIDYAIEIGNYKTHHLTTANQLTYYECCLTISEPYYDAFYQNLGDFLTDPQKLPQAQTALLEQLKQSNEDYLTTLHKIVQARIAFKETKAIVQTYVQQHISKNGYTKQKERLLILLISYHLLKDQDTSAENFMKNVDGFEKELPSAFKKGARDFKKIESSYYPKAIKDLDACLFLGKTPGLGFSNYRALQGFTISSYQSSSSGGSSGSSSGGSGSSGGGGSSGGGGFSGGW; this is encoded by the coding sequence ATGAACAACACACACATAATCAGATCAAACGTTGCCTTAAAAAGGCTCCTGATTTTCACAGGTCTTGCTCTTTTCTTCTTTTGGCAGCCAGCTGTTTCTTCTGCCGAAAGCTTTTTTGTGGATGATCAGGCAAACCTATTGAGTCAGCAAACCAAAGAACAGATCATCCGAGCGAATGAGGAAACATTTAAACAGCTGCCTGGCAGTCCGCAATTCGTTTTACAAACGATTCAAAAGCTGCCGCGAAATGAAACGATCGAATCTTATGCGAATAAAACGTTTCAAAAATTAGGTATCGGTGATAAGGAGCTGGATAATGGCTTTTTATTTGTGATCGCTGTACAGGATCGGAAATACCGCTTGGAGGTCGGTTATGGCGTAGAAGATGTCATTACGGATAGTATGAAGCGTGCGATCGTCCCTGCCAGTGTGGAGCAATTATTTCGCGAGGAAGACTATAATCAAGGGCTAAGTGTTATCAGCACGAACATCATCGGTACGATCAATAGTCGCTATGGCAATTATGATGCATCTAAAAAGGAAGTTGCAGAACTTGGTCAGACTGAAAATGATGATTCTTATACCTATCAAGCTACAGCGCCGAAAAAGAATTTTGTTTATTATTTCGAGATCGTTCTCGGTTTTATTATGGATCATTTCGTCTTTTTAGTGGTGCTCGCCATTGGAAGCATCATTGGCTTTGCTTTTTTACGAAGTGCTTTATATACGCGCCTAATCAAAAAAAGGCTGTTTGATCCGATCCGTCATACAAAAGTGCACCATATCGGCAAAGCATCATTACTTGAAAAATCAGTGCTGGCTTTAATGAAAGACGAAGCTTCTTTTAACGCTCTGTTATTTGCCTATTTCGGAAAATATAAACCACTGCTGCGTTATTTAGCACGAATCTATTTTAAAAGTACCGTTATCGACTATGCAATAGAAATCGGCAACTATAAAACGCATCACTTAACGACAGCGAATCAGCTGACCTATTATGAGTGCTGTTTAACGATCAGTGAGCCTTATTATGATGCGTTTTATCAAAATTTAGGTGATTTTCTTACCGATCCTCAAAAGCTGCCGCAAGCTCAGACAGCATTACTTGAGCAATTAAAACAATCAAATGAAGACTACTTGACTACGTTACACAAAATCGTTCAAGCACGCATTGCTTTTAAGGAAACAAAAGCGATCGTTCAAACGTATGTACAACAGCATATATCAAAGAACGGCTATACGAAGCAAAAAGAACGGTTACTGATTTTATTGATTTCTTATCACTTATTGAAGGATCAAGATACTAGCGCAGAGAATTTCATGAAAAATGTGGATGGATTTGAGAAGGAATTGCCTTCAGCTTTTAAAAAAGGTGCGCGTGATTTCAAAAAAATCGAATCGAGCTACTACCCTAAAGCCATAAAGGATTTAGATGCTTGTTTATTCTTAGGTAAAACACCAGGACTAGGCTTTTCAAATTATCGTGCACTACAAGGCTTTACTATTTCCAGCTATCAAAGCAGCAGTTCTGGAGGCTCATCCGGCAGTAGCAGTGGCGGTTCAGGCTCTTCTGGTGGCGGTGGTTCATCAGGTGGAGGAGGATTTTCCGGCGGTTGGTAA
- a CDS encoding bifunctional transcriptional activator/DNA repair enzyme AdaA, with product MISEKEQKRYYKALLAKDSTYDGIFFVGIKTTGIFCHATCPARKPKYENCTFYETAEEALLSGFRPCKRCKPLSFPREIPPLVQKMIELVEENPEKRWKDQDFADLGIHSMTARRQFKKVYGMTFVQYARSRRMGIALKSIKEGEKTIDTQLDMGYDSPSGFYDAFSKIMGSNPKKSKEIKSLSADWIDTILGPMMSIADDDYLYLLEFVDRRGLEREIERLRNRMNASIVPGKTRINEQIKEELALYFDKQLDEFKTPYLCIGSDFQKSVWQALTAIERGKTSSYKELANAIGNPNGMRAVGNANGANQLAIIIPCHRVIQTDGSLGGYGGGIERKKWLLKHEKEYSD from the coding sequence ATGATCAGCGAAAAAGAACAAAAACGCTACTATAAAGCCTTATTAGCAAAGGACTCTACATATGATGGGATTTTCTTTGTCGGGATCAAAACGACGGGTATTTTTTGCCATGCGACCTGTCCAGCCAGAAAACCGAAATATGAAAACTGTACCTTCTATGAAACGGCAGAAGAAGCTTTGCTTTCGGGATTTCGTCCGTGCAAACGTTGTAAACCACTGTCCTTTCCAAGAGAGATCCCGCCGTTAGTGCAGAAAATGATCGAGCTGGTCGAGGAAAATCCAGAAAAACGCTGGAAAGATCAAGACTTTGCTGATTTGGGGATTCACTCAATGACGGCTAGAAGGCAATTTAAAAAGGTTTACGGTATGACGTTTGTTCAATATGCACGTTCAAGAAGGATGGGGATCGCATTGAAATCGATCAAAGAAGGGGAAAAAACAATCGATACACAACTAGATATGGGGTATGATTCGCCGAGTGGCTTTTATGATGCATTTTCAAAAATCATGGGCAGCAATCCCAAAAAATCAAAAGAAATCAAAAGCTTATCTGCAGATTGGATCGATACGATTTTAGGACCAATGATGAGCATAGCAGATGATGACTATTTATATTTATTGGAATTTGTTGACCGTCGCGGTTTAGAAAGAGAAATCGAGCGGCTACGGAATCGAATGAATGCATCGATCGTTCCTGGAAAAACGAGAATCAATGAGCAGATCAAAGAAGAATTAGCGCTCTATTTCGATAAGCAGCTGGATGAATTTAAGACGCCGTATTTATGCATAGGTTCTGATTTTCAAAAGAGTGTTTGGCAAGCTTTGACCGCAATAGAGCGTGGTAAAACGTCATCGTATAAAGAGCTGGCTAACGCCATCGGCAATCCAAACGGTATGCGTGCGGTAGGAAATGCGAATGGTGCGAATCAACTGGCGATCATCATTCCTTGCCATCGAGTGATCCAGACAGATGGCAGCTTAGGCGGCTATGGCGGCGGGATCGAACGAAAAAAATGGCTGTTGAAGCATGAAAAAGAATATAGTGACTAA
- a CDS encoding isocitrate lyase/PEP mutase family protein — translation MKTKVEQFREAHKKNKPLILLNIWNVESAKALSEVGIKLLPTGSYAISDFYGYQDGENISLTELLNYVSEMGTQDSFVTVDIESGYGTSVTDLNATVEQVVASGAIGINIEDKIPNTTMLYSIEAQQERLLSIKSKLIEMNRDLFINVRTDMYFVGDISQNNQDEKLLKQTIERINSYEKTGIDGIFIPGLKNKEHIKRIVQETKLPINLMLDIQADRLEDYLDLGISRISYGPSLYFLYNEQSKNSLVDFYRSLLKEFIPYQEQEKIELFRQG, via the coding sequence ATGAAAACAAAGGTTGAACAATTTCGAGAGGCACATAAGAAAAACAAGCCACTGATTTTGCTAAATATTTGGAATGTAGAAAGTGCAAAGGCATTAAGCGAAGTAGGAATCAAGTTGCTTCCGACGGGCAGCTACGCAATATCAGATTTTTATGGGTATCAAGATGGTGAAAATATTTCATTAACTGAGCTTTTAAACTATGTGAGCGAAATGGGTACACAAGATAGTTTTGTTACAGTAGATATTGAATCTGGATATGGGACTAGTGTAACTGATTTGAATGCTACGGTTGAGCAAGTTGTGGCAAGTGGAGCAATCGGCATCAATATTGAAGATAAAATACCAAATACAACTATGCTCTATTCTATAGAAGCACAGCAAGAACGTTTGTTGTCGATCAAGAGCAAACTTATTGAGATGAATAGGGATCTATTCATCAATGTTCGAACAGATATGTATTTTGTAGGTGATATCTCTCAAAATAATCAAGATGAAAAGCTATTGAAACAAACGATCGAACGGATCAACAGCTATGAAAAAACTGGAATTGATGGTATTTTTATACCAGGTTTAAAAAATAAAGAACATATCAAAAGAATCGTACAAGAAACAAAGCTACCGATCAATTTGATGCTGGATATTCAAGCGGATAGGTTAGAAGACTATCTTGATTTAGGTATTTCAAGAATCAGTTATGGTCCATCACTTTATTTTCTTTATAATGAACAATCAAAAAATAGTTTAGTTGATTTTTATAGATCACTGTTAAAAGAATTTATTCCTTATCAAGAACAAGAAAAAATCGAGTTGTTTAGACAAGGATAG
- a CDS encoding dimethylarginine dimethylaminohydrolase family protein produces MRINFVESEFAPLKRVVLAQSQFYIPEEEGALETNFLSESNHNLFENKFGDVADLYPEMQNKWDKEKENMEQLLTAYGVEVLRPRKLTDYEKALGKETGQGYANFFSRDPFFTVGPLLIEGNLRFPHRRLEILPMRNILLAESNHVEALYLAAPQPDTSQGAHSETGPFLEGGDVLVYGKTIFVGYSGLASNLNGILWLKALLAHWDYEVVPVRLHPDILHLDCALSLVREGLMIYCEEAFLDGIPEVLTSWDKITISLKEASLLMANGLPINESVYVTDQSFTTLIESLESYGMKVETLDYEISRIFGGSFRCTTQALLRVNR; encoded by the coding sequence ATGAGAATAAATTTTGTAGAAAGTGAATTTGCACCTTTAAAGAGGGTTGTTTTAGCACAATCTCAATTTTATATTCCGGAAGAGGAAGGCGCATTAGAGACAAATTTTTTATCTGAAAGTAACCACAACTTGTTTGAGAATAAGTTTGGTGATGTTGCTGACCTTTACCCAGAAATGCAGAATAAATGGGATAAAGAGAAGGAAAATATGGAACAATTATTAACGGCCTATGGCGTTGAAGTGCTTCGTCCGAGAAAGTTGACGGATTACGAAAAGGCGCTGGGAAAAGAAACGGGACAAGGATATGCTAATTTCTTTTCTCGAGATCCATTTTTCACAGTAGGCCCATTGCTTATTGAAGGAAATTTACGATTTCCTCATCGTCGTTTAGAGATTTTACCCATGCGCAATATTTTGTTGGCGGAATCTAACCATGTAGAAGCGCTTTATTTAGCTGCGCCGCAACCAGATACTTCGCAAGGTGCACATAGCGAGACAGGGCCTTTTTTAGAAGGTGGAGATGTATTGGTTTACGGAAAGACGATTTTTGTAGGCTACTCTGGGTTAGCAAGTAATCTAAACGGGATCCTTTGGCTTAAAGCATTGTTGGCGCATTGGGATTATGAGGTCGTTCCTGTTCGGCTACATCCAGATATTTTACATTTAGACTGTGCCTTAAGTCTAGTCCGAGAAGGGTTGATGATTTATTGTGAGGAAGCCTTTTTAGATGGAATCCCAGAAGTACTGACAAGCTGGGATAAAATCACTATTTCACTAAAAGAAGCGTCTTTATTGATGGCGAACGGGTTACCGATCAATGAGTCTGTCTATGTCACGGATCAATCATTTACTACTTTGATCGAGTCTCTAGAAAGCTATGGAATGAAAGTGGAAACGCTAGATTATGAGATTTCTCGAATTTTTGGCGGTTCATTTCGTTGTACCACACAAGCGTTATTGAGAGTAAATCGTTAG